One part of the Mariniblastus fucicola genome encodes these proteins:
- the rsmA gene encoding 16S rRNA (adenine(1518)-N(6)/adenine(1519)-N(6))-dimethyltransferase RsmA — protein MSSNNSNETDNPSNEENDPWARARKVLEDKKAIAERAKAVITGEPLPPSIKEIADAADEKEGEGKKVNRQTVSYLSRRFEEVGLNPNKRHGQNFLVDLNLIQMIAKSADLGKNDVVLEIGTGMGSLTGMLAQKAAHVITVEIDGYLYQMASEELEAFDNIEMLKQDALKNKNQFDDRVIDAIKKALAADSSRVFKLAANLPYNVATPIIANLLRSEVIPATMSVTIQKELADRITAKPGSKDYGSLSVWVQSMADPELVRVMPPHVFWPRPKVDSAILKIVHRPEKAAAVPDIDFFYAFVRAMFFHRRKFMRSVAVAAFKGQLSKPQVDEVLAEAGLREDARTEQLSVEELQSLCELFRQKLVEVTGEQNPRLANQGN, from the coding sequence ATGTCCAGCAACAACTCAAACGAAACTGACAATCCTTCAAACGAAGAGAACGATCCGTGGGCTCGCGCTCGCAAGGTTCTGGAAGACAAAAAGGCGATTGCCGAGCGTGCCAAAGCCGTCATCACGGGCGAACCGCTTCCACCGAGCATCAAGGAAATTGCCGACGCTGCTGACGAAAAGGAAGGCGAAGGCAAAAAGGTCAATCGCCAAACAGTGTCCTATTTGTCGCGCCGATTCGAAGAAGTCGGCTTGAACCCGAACAAGCGACATGGACAGAACTTCCTGGTTGACTTGAACCTGATTCAGATGATCGCCAAATCTGCGGACCTTGGCAAGAACGACGTCGTTCTGGAAATCGGCACCGGAATGGGATCGCTGACAGGCATGCTGGCCCAGAAGGCGGCTCATGTAATTACCGTTGAAATCGATGGCTATCTGTATCAGATGGCCTCGGAAGAGCTTGAGGCTTTCGACAATATCGAAATGCTCAAACAGGACGCTTTGAAGAACAAGAACCAGTTCGACGACCGGGTGATCGATGCGATCAAGAAGGCGCTGGCAGCAGACTCCAGCCGCGTTTTCAAGCTCGCCGCAAATCTGCCCTACAACGTGGCGACACCGATCATCGCGAACCTGCTGCGTAGCGAAGTGATTCCGGCAACGATGAGCGTAACTATCCAAAAGGAACTGGCCGACCGAATCACGGCCAAACCAGGCTCGAAGGACTATGGATCGCTGAGCGTTTGGGTGCAAAGCATGGCCGATCCCGAACTGGTCCGCGTTATGCCGCCACACGTATTCTGGCCGCGACCAAAAGTGGATTCTGCGATTCTCAAGATCGTGCACCGGCCGGAAAAGGCGGCTGCGGTCCCGGACATCGATTTCTTTTACGCGTTCGTTCGCGCGATGTTCTTTCACCGCAGGAAGTTCATGCGAAGCGTGGCTGTCGCGGCTTTCAAAGGTCAGCTGTCCAAACCTCAGGTCGATGAAGTACTGGCCGAAGCAGGGCTCAGAGAGGATGCTCGGACCGAGCAGCTTTCGGTCGAAGAGCTTCAGTCACTTTGCGAGCTGTTTCGTCAAAAACTGGTCGAAGTCACCGGCGAACAGAATCCGCGATTGGCAAATCAGGGAAACTGA
- a CDS encoding riboflavin synthase, with protein MFTGLVEERGTVVSVSKSAVAEGETSDLTIRAEICSQNATIGDSICVNGCCLTVVKMDDQELTFQAGSETLSKTNLGPLKPGDPVNLERSLAVGDRMGGHYVTGHVDAVGKVAQRIDDGQWSTFWFEVPTELTRQMANKGSVAIDGISLTLVEVLDDRFSVALIPHTLEVTTLGSRNVGDQVNIETDLLAKYVQQQLKRN; from the coding sequence TTGTTTACAGGCCTCGTTGAAGAAAGAGGAACCGTCGTCTCGGTCTCAAAGTCCGCTGTTGCCGAAGGAGAAACCTCGGATTTGACCATTCGAGCTGAAATTTGCAGCCAAAACGCTACAATCGGTGATAGCATCTGCGTCAACGGTTGCTGCCTGACGGTCGTGAAAATGGACGATCAGGAACTGACTTTTCAGGCTGGCTCAGAGACGCTTTCCAAAACGAATCTGGGTCCGTTGAAACCCGGCGATCCTGTCAATCTTGAGCGTAGTCTCGCCGTTGGTGATCGCATGGGTGGTCACTACGTCACGGGTCATGTCGACGCCGTCGGCAAGGTCGCTCAGCGGATCGACGATGGACAGTGGTCCACGTTCTGGTTCGAAGTACCGACCGAATTGACTCGTCAAATGGCGAACAAGGGCTCGGTCGCGATCGATGGAATTAGCCTGACGCTGGTTGAGGTCCTCGATGACCGATTCAGCGTCGCTCTCATCCCGCATACTTTGGAAGTCACCACGCTGGGATCGAGAAACGTCGGCGACCAGGTGAACATTGAAACTGATTTATTGGCCAAGTATGTCCAGCAACAACTCAAACGAAACTGA
- the carA gene encoding glutamine-hydrolyzing carbamoyl-phosphate synthase small subunit: MNASESQVAKLALEDGTVFTGLSFGAAGTTTGEVIFNTSMTGYQEILTDPSYCGQIITMTYPEIGNYGVNPEDVESKRPHLSGFVVRNVSEIASNFRANETLDEYLKKMGIVGISNIDTRALVRRTRSLGAMKGAISTETLDDEALVQIAKDSPGLVGRDLVKEVLPDQPLDWDGQLSDWWDLRRDEHSSDVEKVKVVAIDFGMKQNIARHLVDQGFSVRILPGTCTAEEVLACEPDGIFLSNGPGDPEALDYAVQMIQGILGKVPVFGICLGHQLLALACGAKTYKLKFGHRGANQPVQEVSTGKIEITSQNHGFCVDPDSLPDCLEVTHYNLNDNTIAGVKHKTMPAFSVQYHPEASAGPHDSQYLFRRFREMLQGDSVAQ, encoded by the coding sequence ATGAACGCAAGTGAGTCTCAAGTCGCCAAACTTGCTTTGGAGGACGGCACTGTATTCACCGGACTTTCTTTCGGAGCCGCCGGAACGACGACCGGCGAAGTCATCTTTAATACTTCCATGACCGGTTATCAGGAAATTCTGACTGACCCAAGTTACTGCGGACAGATCATCACGATGACCTATCCGGAAATCGGTAACTACGGCGTCAACCCGGAAGACGTCGAAAGCAAACGGCCTCACCTGAGCGGCTTTGTCGTTCGCAACGTCAGTGAGATCGCAAGTAATTTTCGCGCGAACGAGACTTTAGACGAATACCTCAAGAAGATGGGAATTGTCGGCATCTCGAACATCGACACACGAGCCCTGGTTCGTCGCACCCGTTCGCTAGGAGCCATGAAAGGAGCCATCTCAACGGAAACGCTTGACGATGAAGCTCTTGTACAAATCGCCAAAGACAGCCCCGGTCTGGTAGGGCGTGACCTGGTGAAAGAAGTCCTGCCCGATCAACCTCTGGATTGGGACGGGCAGCTGAGCGATTGGTGGGACCTTCGCCGCGATGAACATTCCAGCGACGTAGAAAAAGTTAAAGTCGTGGCGATTGACTTTGGCATGAAGCAAAACATTGCTCGCCACCTCGTGGATCAGGGGTTCAGCGTCCGCATTCTTCCGGGAACCTGTACGGCGGAAGAAGTCCTTGCTTGCGAACCCGATGGAATCTTTCTTTCCAACGGTCCTGGCGACCCGGAAGCGTTGGACTATGCAGTCCAAATGATTCAGGGCATCTTGGGGAAGGTCCCTGTGTTCGGGATTTGCCTTGGCCATCAATTGTTGGCTCTGGCTTGCGGAGCAAAGACTTACAAACTCAAGTTTGGCCACCGCGGTGCCAACCAACCGGTTCAGGAGGTTTCCACCGGTAAGATCGAAATCACGTCACAGAATCATGGGTTTTGCGTCGATCCGGATTCGCTGCCGGATTGCCTTGAGGTCACGCATTACAACCTCAACGACAATACGATCGCGGGCGTGAAGCACAAAACGATGCCGGCATTCAGCGTTCAGTATCATCCGGAGGCATCTGCTGGCCCGCACGATAGCCAATACCTGTTTCGACGGTTTCGGGAAATGCTGCAGGGCGATTCGGTTGCACAATAG
- the yidD gene encoding membrane protein insertion efficiency factor YidD: MILNWIWRWPRLCLIGLVRSYQIAISPLLPGVCRFQPTCSAYAIEAFKKYGAIKGGWKTAWRIVRCQPFCKGGHDPP, encoded by the coding sequence ATGATTCTGAATTGGATTTGGCGGTGGCCACGACTTTGCCTGATCGGGCTGGTTCGCTCTTACCAGATCGCAATCAGCCCTCTGCTGCCCGGCGTATGCCGATTCCAACCGACATGCAGTGCCTACGCGATCGAAGCATTCAAAAAGTACGGTGCAATCAAAGGCGGTTGGAAAACGGCTTGGCGAATCGTCCGCTGCCAGCCGTTTTGCAAAGGCGGCCACGATCCGCCGTAG
- a CDS encoding carbon-nitrogen hydrolase family protein, whose amino-acid sequence MSETLKVGLAQIAPVWLDRKKTTAKICDYVLQAADAACSLVAFGETLLPGYPFWLSSTHGSKFECDIQKDLHAHYLGAAVDLQRGDLQPICEIAKSRGIAVMLGCYELGSDRGGHTGYCSLIFIEANGEVRNAHRKLVPTYEERLAWGSGDGNGLEVFPIGPFTLGGLNCWENWMPLPRTALHGMGENLHVAVWPGAKRNTIDITRFIAIESRSYVLSVSGLLRKSDVPDDFPHRDLVLDSFENEIISDGGSCIAAPNGDWIVEPVCDREDLLIAELDYREVLRERQNFDISGHYSRPDVLKLSVNRDRQNCLEDQP is encoded by the coding sequence TTGTCAGAAACGCTAAAAGTCGGGCTCGCGCAAATCGCACCCGTCTGGCTCGACCGGAAGAAAACCACGGCGAAAATCTGCGACTACGTGTTACAAGCCGCGGACGCAGCATGCTCGCTGGTTGCGTTCGGTGAAACGCTGTTGCCAGGATACCCGTTTTGGCTGAGCTCGACGCACGGGTCGAAGTTCGAATGCGATATCCAAAAAGACCTCCATGCTCATTATCTCGGTGCGGCCGTCGATTTGCAGCGTGGTGATTTGCAGCCAATCTGTGAAATCGCAAAATCGCGCGGCATCGCAGTAATGCTCGGATGCTACGAACTGGGTTCCGACCGAGGCGGGCACACGGGATACTGTTCGCTGATTTTCATTGAAGCAAACGGCGAGGTTCGCAACGCCCATCGAAAACTGGTGCCGACATATGAAGAGCGATTGGCGTGGGGTTCAGGAGACGGAAACGGCCTGGAGGTTTTTCCAATCGGACCGTTTACGCTAGGCGGATTGAACTGCTGGGAGAACTGGATGCCGTTGCCGCGTACGGCGCTGCATGGGATGGGAGAAAACCTGCACGTTGCGGTCTGGCCTGGAGCTAAACGAAACACGATCGACATCACACGCTTCATCGCCATCGAATCAAGGTCGTATGTGCTTTCGGTTTCAGGGTTGCTACGAAAGTCAGATGTGCCTGACGATTTTCCGCATCGGGATCTGGTCCTCGATTCATTCGAGAATGAGATCATCAGCGACGGGGGCTCCTGCATTGCGGCTCCCAACGGAGACTGGATTGTTGAGCCAGTATGCGACAGAGAAGATCTCCTGATTGCCGAGTTGGACTATCGCGAAGTCCTCCGCGAGCGTCAGAACTTTGATATCTCCGGCCACTATTCGCGACCCGACGTTTTGAAACTGAGCGTCAACCGCGATCGCCAAAATTGCCTGGAAGACCAGCCATGA
- a CDS encoding MFS transporter: protein MIKFNCSGCQKAIGVDEKYAGRLIKCPACENATRVPNAEPKIPTATSPANPVFEATMAHVPKAPANPVCPSCQTELFNPSDSMCGACGHVLDQISSAKAPIAPRPTGRTADVAAPVTATPVGMSGGLPVNPAIASSASASPYATQVDAPKDGYGYDPSYQTSSKMEPSTGRSIGAWFAAVGVGLFLALIWGVLASFFGTGAQIFAWAIGAVVGCIAGLIARNPSLRFCLATTAGALLCMLFGRLVSAWVIMFVVSGMSSIQQFGMSMIPDTGVSIGVMEEMNSNGEFEGDEKDLAEMKIKSFFSNEDYSTSIEYDEMEWETEIELDKKVREVVREMSDEEQQAILEKVREAHPEWMDQPWHYDAIMDSMLVNEQIEDEGLLAHARSELAKLDSDYDEEYFRNTTRNEMDERGEKLRELVLEKYVAMDDQERKDAIRSARINHPSWTPVQHEFLVMLDAMAESGDIPDHLKAKAKSTINIELKGIYDDAFDYDEDEEYDYEAQQELENELKAVVNAELLKLDQDEIDTMIAKAQEKYPSWDPQINQEVFDELSDGFGEVIDRFESDGTFWSSLRTRFKALDFVWLTLGLISAFAIVYTLGQSGKKR from the coding sequence ATGATCAAGTTCAACTGTTCCGGATGCCAGAAAGCGATCGGCGTCGACGAAAAGTATGCGGGGCGATTGATCAAATGCCCTGCTTGCGAGAATGCGACTCGTGTTCCAAACGCGGAACCGAAGATTCCGACAGCTACTTCGCCCGCCAATCCGGTATTCGAAGCCACCATGGCTCACGTTCCCAAAGCGCCTGCCAATCCGGTTTGCCCCAGCTGCCAAACTGAGCTGTTTAATCCGTCGGACAGCATGTGCGGAGCCTGTGGTCACGTGCTGGATCAGATCTCTTCAGCAAAGGCACCGATTGCTCCGCGACCCACTGGCAGAACTGCGGACGTGGCCGCGCCCGTGACGGCGACACCGGTCGGCATGTCTGGTGGATTGCCGGTGAACCCGGCGATTGCTTCTTCAGCTTCCGCTTCGCCGTACGCGACACAGGTTGACGCACCGAAAGATGGCTACGGCTACGATCCGTCCTACCAGACGTCTTCCAAAATGGAGCCTTCGACCGGGCGATCGATCGGAGCGTGGTTTGCTGCCGTCGGTGTCGGATTGTTCCTGGCGTTGATCTGGGGCGTGCTTGCGAGCTTCTTTGGAACCGGCGCCCAGATTTTTGCGTGGGCGATCGGAGCGGTCGTTGGTTGCATCGCGGGCTTGATCGCCAGAAACCCTTCGCTCCGGTTTTGCCTGGCGACTACGGCCGGAGCACTTCTTTGCATGTTATTCGGCCGACTGGTTTCCGCATGGGTCATCATGTTCGTGGTCTCGGGGATGAGTTCCATTCAGCAGTTCGGCATGTCGATGATCCCGGATACGGGCGTTTCGATCGGCGTGATGGAAGAAATGAATAGCAACGGCGAATTTGAAGGCGATGAGAAAGACCTTGCCGAGATGAAGATCAAGTCTTTCTTTTCGAACGAAGACTATTCCACGAGCATCGAGTACGACGAGATGGAATGGGAAACCGAAATTGAACTGGACAAAAAAGTTCGCGAAGTGGTCCGCGAAATGTCGGACGAAGAACAACAAGCGATACTTGAGAAAGTTCGCGAGGCGCATCCGGAGTGGATGGACCAACCATGGCACTACGATGCGATCATGGACTCGATGTTAGTCAACGAACAGATCGAGGACGAAGGTTTGCTGGCTCATGCACGCTCAGAGTTGGCGAAGCTCGACAGCGACTATGACGAGGAATATTTCCGCAATACGACGCGAAACGAAATGGACGAACGCGGCGAAAAGCTAAGAGAACTGGTGCTGGAAAAATACGTCGCGATGGATGATCAGGAGCGGAAAGACGCGATCCGTAGCGCGAGAATCAATCATCCTTCGTGGACTCCCGTGCAACACGAGTTCCTGGTGATGCTGGACGCGATGGCGGAGTCAGGCGACATTCCTGATCACCTGAAAGCAAAAGCCAAATCTACGATCAACATCGAGCTCAAGGGAATCTACGACGATGCGTTTGACTACGATGAAGACGAAGAATATGACTACGAGGCTCAGCAGGAACTGGAGAATGAGCTCAAGGCGGTCGTCAATGCTGAACTGCTGAAGCTTGATCAGGACGAGATCGATACGATGATCGCGAAGGCACAAGAAAAGTATCCCAGTTGGGATCCGCAGATTAACCAGGAAGTGTTCGACGAACTGAGCGATGGTTTTGGCGAAGTAATTGATCGTTTCGAGTCCGATGGGACTTTCTGGAGCAGTCTCAGAACACGCTTCAAAGCCTTGGACTTCGTTTGGTTGACACTCGGCTTGATCAGCGCGTTCGCAATCGTGTACACACTGGGCCAATCAGGAAAGAAGCGCTAA
- a CDS encoding DUF4465 domain-containing protein — protein sequence MRNFYNFAAFVVAAFVLAGSTPSAAQSVVDLEDVGANLATESFYNGSDGAGGFQSGTLSFNNTYTPDAGFGDSWAGWSYSNQTDNTTPGFGNQYSAFTGIGDSNSATYAVAFNGFAGSIPEILSVDGRTIEGFSITNTTYSALSMLNGDAFAKQFGGATGNDPDFFKIDILSLDATGSEIASLEFFLADYRFADNSLDYVLDDWTSVDVSSLNANRLGFRFDGSDVGMFGLNTPAYFAVDNIVVSVPEPSGAALVFLSALSLMCRRKRNRALDCIR from the coding sequence ATGAGAAACTTTTACAATTTCGCGGCCTTCGTTGTCGCAGCGTTTGTCCTTGCTGGCTCGACGCCGTCGGCTGCACAATCCGTTGTCGATCTGGAGGACGTGGGCGCGAACCTCGCGACGGAGAGTTTTTACAACGGTTCCGATGGGGCAGGGGGATTTCAATCCGGAACACTGTCTTTCAATAACACCTACACACCTGACGCGGGTTTTGGAGATTCCTGGGCAGGATGGTCGTACTCAAATCAAACGGACAACACCACGCCAGGATTTGGGAACCAGTACAGCGCGTTCACCGGAATCGGCGATTCGAACTCCGCAACCTACGCGGTTGCGTTTAACGGATTCGCGGGCTCCATTCCGGAAATTCTTTCGGTCGACGGACGAACGATCGAAGGATTCTCGATCACCAACACGACCTATTCAGCACTCTCGATGCTTAACGGCGACGCGTTCGCGAAACAGTTTGGCGGAGCGACAGGAAACGATCCCGACTTCTTCAAAATCGACATCCTGTCTCTCGACGCGACGGGCAGCGAAATCGCGAGCCTCGAATTCTTTCTGGCTGACTATCGATTCGCCGACAATTCCCTGGACTACGTTTTGGATGACTGGACCAGCGTCGACGTGAGTTCGCTCAACGCGAATCGGCTGGGCTTTCGTTTCGATGGATCTGACGTTGGAATGTTCGGGCTCAACACACCGGCCTACTTTGCCGTCGACAATATCGTCGTTTCAGTTCCTGAACCATCTGGTGCCGCACTGGTTTTCCTCTCCGCACTCTCGCTAATGTGCAGACGGAAACGAAATCGGGCACTTGATTGCATCCGTTAA
- a CDS encoding DUF1559 domain-containing protein has product MRSRCAFAARSAAHSRCAFTLVELLVVISIVGILIGLLLPAVQSVRESARRITCLNNLKQIGLALQNYHSAHQEFPVGGTGWRSSWTPDETQIAWSAFLLPFLDQNNVFERIDFTDGFDSQSNVAAAESIIAVFVCPSSLRGTELSDGRGPCDYGGMYGERISGPNNPPKGLMVYGQSYSHRDIRDGSSHTIIVAEDSDFSDGQWINGRNIFDQAFPINQAPAFENDIRSRHPDGANVSLADGSVHFLNQTVSLEVLAALCTRAGGETNHDF; this is encoded by the coding sequence ATGCGCTCTCGGTGCGCATTTGCCGCACGGTCGGCTGCGCATTCGCGCTGCGCGTTCACGCTGGTGGAATTGCTGGTCGTCATTTCGATCGTCGGCATTTTGATCGGGCTGCTGCTGCCCGCTGTGCAATCGGTCCGCGAATCTGCACGACGAATAACATGCCTGAACAATCTGAAACAAATTGGCCTTGCGCTGCAGAACTACCATTCTGCTCATCAGGAGTTTCCCGTCGGCGGGACGGGCTGGAGAAGTTCGTGGACGCCGGATGAAACGCAGATTGCATGGAGCGCTTTTCTGTTGCCATTTCTCGACCAGAACAACGTCTTCGAACGAATCGATTTTACAGACGGGTTCGACAGCCAATCCAATGTGGCGGCCGCTGAGTCCATCATCGCGGTCTTCGTTTGCCCGTCGAGCCTGCGCGGAACCGAACTTTCTGATGGCCGCGGGCCGTGCGACTATGGCGGCATGTATGGAGAGCGGATTTCCGGACCAAACAATCCACCGAAAGGGCTGATGGTCTACGGCCAATCGTATTCGCATCGCGACATTCGGGACGGATCTTCACACACAATCATCGTTGCCGAAGACAGTGATTTCAGCGACGGCCAATGGATCAATGGCCGCAACATTTTTGATCAGGCATTTCCAATCAATCAGGCTCCGGCTTTCGAAAATGACATTCGCTCACGACATCCCGACGGAGCGAACGTTTCATTGGCCGACGGAAGCGTTCATTTTCTTAACCAGACGGTTTCCCTGGAAGTTCTCGCTGCATTGTGCACGCGAGCGGGTGGGGAAACCAATCACGACTTTTGA
- a CDS encoding glucose-1-phosphate adenylyltransferase, with translation MKNAVALILGGGRGTRLAPLTSIRSKPAVPLGGMYRLIDIPISNCLNSGINRVFVLTQFMSVSLHNHINNAYQFDNFSGGFVELLAAQETPSAGSDWYQGTADAVRKNLIYFNQSDIEYVVILSGDQLYRMDYSKLIETHIAKGADVTIACLPVTREDAKGFGIMQLDDHGRVSGFVEKPQTDEAMDAVRTDPDWIRTQGIDPEGRDCLASMGIYVFGRELLNKLLEGSTYTDFGKEVFPETIKNFKVYTHLFDDYWEDIGTIRSFYEANLNLASEKPSFQMVQGNRPIYTHARFLPPTKMGDASVKSSLISVGCEIGDGVEIENSVIGLRTKIAPGVKIKNSIIMGAAYYNSERPAEVDTEIPLGIGEGTVIDGAIIDLDCRIGKNVRIINGKNRMETSLDHPTCVIRDGIPILIKKSILPDDWTLDDEV, from the coding sequence ATGAAAAATGCGGTAGCGCTGATTCTCGGCGGTGGTCGGGGGACTCGACTGGCACCACTCACTTCGATTCGTTCAAAACCGGCAGTTCCGTTGGGAGGCATGTACCGCCTGATCGACATTCCGATTTCCAATTGCCTCAACAGTGGAATCAATCGCGTTTTCGTGCTGACCCAGTTCATGTCTGTCAGTCTGCACAACCACATCAACAACGCCTACCAGTTCGACAACTTTAGCGGAGGTTTCGTCGAACTGTTGGCCGCTCAGGAAACGCCTTCCGCGGGAAGCGACTGGTATCAGGGAACCGCGGATGCCGTCCGCAAGAACTTGATCTACTTCAACCAATCCGACATTGAATACGTCGTGATCCTGTCTGGCGATCAACTGTACCGGATGGACTACAGCAAGTTGATCGAAACGCATATTGCGAAAGGAGCCGACGTCACCATCGCCTGCCTGCCGGTGACGCGCGAAGACGCCAAAGGCTTCGGCATCATGCAACTCGACGATCACGGCCGAGTTTCCGGGTTTGTTGAGAAACCACAAACTGATGAAGCGATGGACGCGGTTCGCACCGATCCGGATTGGATTCGAACCCAGGGCATTGATCCCGAAGGCCGCGATTGCCTCGCGAGCATGGGAATCTATGTGTTCGGGCGTGAGCTGTTGAACAAATTGCTTGAGGGCAGCACGTACACCGATTTTGGGAAAGAAGTCTTTCCTGAAACCATCAAGAATTTCAAAGTCTACACGCATCTGTTCGATGACTATTGGGAAGACATCGGAACGATTCGCTCGTTTTACGAAGCCAACCTCAATCTGGCGAGTGAGAAACCTTCCTTTCAAATGGTGCAAGGCAACCGTCCGATTTATACGCACGCACGCTTCTTGCCGCCGACGAAAATGGGAGACGCGTCCGTCAAGAGCAGCCTGATTTCAGTTGGCTGTGAAATTGGCGACGGTGTAGAGATTGAAAACAGCGTCATCGGGCTGCGGACAAAGATCGCTCCCGGAGTCAAAATCAAGAACTCAATCATCATGGGCGCGGCGTATTATAACTCGGAACGTCCGGCTGAAGTCGACACTGAAATTCCGCTCGGAATCGGTGAAGGCACGGTGATTGACGGAGCCATCATCGACCTCGATTGCCGAATTGGAAAGAACGTTCGCATCATCAATGGAAAGAATCGTATGGAGACTTCGTTGGATCATCCAACGTGTGTGATTCGCGATGGGATTCCGATTCTGATCAAGAAATCGATCTTGCCTGACGATTGGACGCTGGACGACGAAGTTTAA
- a CDS encoding amidohydrolase family protein, whose product MIVDAHHHLWDRSMAQFDHSWQESDEHKPICKSFLPADLEPHLKARGVDKTVFVQTQHNVAENDWVLGLCEENDWLAGVVGWVDLASDECEAQIEKYKSNEKFLGVRHITQAEPDDDFIVSDPILKGLSLLEKHDVAFDLLFFVKHLKHGATVAQKFPNLRLVIDHLAKPVIKNADLNVWKDDLIAAAKCPNVYCKLSGMVTEADWQNWKPADLKPYVDLALEHFGPERCMFGSDWPVCELAATYEEVFDALVDCIGGLSEDEKSHVLGQTAIEFYRLKV is encoded by the coding sequence ATGATCGTCGACGCACATCATCATTTATGGGACCGATCGATGGCCCAGTTCGACCACTCCTGGCAGGAGTCGGACGAACACAAGCCGATCTGTAAATCGTTTTTGCCGGCTGATCTGGAACCGCATTTAAAAGCCAGGGGCGTCGACAAAACAGTCTTTGTGCAAACTCAGCACAATGTCGCGGAAAACGATTGGGTTCTGGGACTCTGTGAGGAGAATGATTGGCTGGCCGGAGTCGTCGGTTGGGTCGATCTGGCCAGTGACGAGTGTGAGGCTCAGATCGAGAAATACAAGTCGAATGAGAAGTTCCTTGGCGTGCGGCACATCACGCAAGCCGAACCGGATGATGACTTTATCGTCAGCGATCCGATTTTGAAGGGGCTTTCGCTTCTTGAAAAACACGATGTAGCGTTTGATTTGCTGTTCTTCGTCAAGCATCTGAAGCACGGCGCGACGGTCGCTCAAAAGTTTCCCAACCTGCGTTTGGTGATCGACCATTTGGCCAAGCCCGTGATCAAAAACGCGGACTTGAATGTCTGGAAAGACGATCTAATCGCGGCCGCGAAATGCCCGAACGTTTATTGCAAGCTTTCCGGGATGGTGACCGAGGCCGATTGGCAAAACTGGAAGCCAGCGGATTTAAAACCTTACGTCGATTTGGCGCTGGAGCATTTTGGCCCCGAGCGTTGCATGTTCGGCAGCGACTGGCCGGTTTGCGAATTGGCTGCGACGTACGAAGAAGTCTTCGACGCGTTGGTCGATTGCATCGGCGGTCTTTCGGAGGACGAAAAGTCACACGTGCTTGGCCAAACCGCGATCGAGTTCTATCGTTTGAAGGTGTGA